The following proteins are co-located in the Pseudomonas synxantha genome:
- the sctV gene encoding type III secretion system export apparatus subunit SctV, with translation MSVLSTINGVLLKLAQRAEVLGAVVIMAIVFIFIVPLPTWLVDILIALNICISCLLIMLALYLPGPLAFSSFPSILLLTTMFRLALSIATTRLILLEQDAGDIVEAFGNFVVGGNLAVGMVIFLILTLVNFLVITKGSERVAEVAARFSLDAMPGKQMSIDSDLRAGLIDGEQARDKREQLSRESQLFGAMDGAMKFVKGDAIAGLIIVVVNLLGGFSTGMFQHGLSAADSMALYSVLTIGDGLIAQIPALLISLTAGMIITRVAPDRHKGVTNMGAEIARQMTSEPRSWMIASVAMLVFAIVPGMPTLVFILISIMTGALGYYLDRRRRRQAQPEAEAVEAPRPEENGKEDLRGFDPSRPYLLQFPSALRGTPEVTDLIHGIRQVRNSLVANIGLTLPPFEVEIDDSLAADEMRFCVHEVPMVKASVVQRVAVARAALTVEPEHGIPGLAERNEQDWLWLPPDDPLLDDSQLERFSATSLIVERMKQAMMLSGPQFLGIQESKAILSWLEHNQPELVQELQRIMPISRFSAVLQRLASEGVPLRAVRLIVESLIEYGQHEREPEALADYARIALKSQIFHQYSEADGLHAWLLSPQTENILREALRQTQTGVFFALDSDNSAALVNLLNQAFSARAKIKSVMLVAQDLRSPLRTLLLEEFNHVPVLSFAELGSNSKVKVLGRFDLSQDELMHGTLA, from the coding sequence GTGAGCGTGCTGTCCACCATCAACGGCGTATTGCTCAAGCTGGCGCAGCGTGCCGAGGTCTTGGGCGCCGTGGTGATCATGGCGATTGTGTTCATTTTCATCGTGCCGCTGCCCACCTGGCTGGTAGATATCCTGATTGCACTGAATATCTGCATTTCCTGTCTGCTAATCATGCTGGCGCTGTACTTGCCCGGGCCTTTGGCATTTTCTTCCTTCCCGTCGATTCTGCTGCTGACCACCATGTTTCGCCTGGCGCTGTCGATCGCCACGACACGATTGATCCTGCTTGAACAGGACGCCGGCGATATCGTCGAGGCCTTCGGCAACTTCGTGGTCGGCGGCAACCTGGCGGTGGGTATGGTCATCTTCCTGATCCTGACCCTGGTCAACTTCCTGGTCATCACCAAGGGCTCCGAGCGGGTTGCCGAAGTGGCGGCACGCTTCAGCCTGGACGCAATGCCTGGCAAGCAGATGTCCATCGACAGTGACTTGCGTGCCGGCTTGATCGACGGCGAGCAAGCGCGCGACAAGCGTGAACAGTTGTCTCGCGAGAGCCAGTTGTTCGGTGCGATGGATGGCGCCATGAAATTCGTCAAGGGCGACGCCATCGCTGGGTTGATCATTGTGGTGGTCAACCTGCTGGGCGGGTTTTCCACGGGGATGTTCCAGCACGGATTGAGCGCTGCCGATTCAATGGCGCTGTATTCGGTACTGACCATCGGTGACGGCTTGATTGCGCAGATTCCCGCGCTGCTGATCTCCCTGACCGCCGGCATGATCATTACCCGTGTGGCACCGGACAGGCACAAGGGCGTCACGAACATGGGGGCTGAAATCGCCCGGCAGATGACCAGCGAGCCCAGGAGCTGGATGATCGCATCGGTGGCGATGCTGGTGTTTGCGATCGTGCCTGGCATGCCGACCCTGGTGTTTATCCTGATCTCGATAATGACAGGCGCCCTGGGTTATTACCTTGACCGTCGGCGTCGTAGGCAAGCGCAGCCAGAAGCCGAAGCCGTCGAGGCCCCGCGGCCGGAAGAAAACGGCAAGGAGGACTTGCGCGGGTTCGATCCGTCCCGGCCCTACCTGTTGCAGTTTCCCTCGGCCTTGCGAGGAACGCCTGAGGTGACGGATCTCATTCATGGAATCCGTCAGGTGCGAAACTCCCTGGTTGCCAATATCGGCCTGACATTGCCGCCGTTTGAGGTCGAGATCGATGACTCACTGGCCGCCGATGAAATGCGCTTCTGCGTGCATGAAGTGCCTATGGTCAAGGCGTCGGTGGTCCAACGAGTGGCCGTGGCTCGCGCTGCGCTTACGGTTGAGCCTGAGCATGGCATACCGGGATTGGCCGAGCGCAATGAACAGGATTGGCTCTGGCTGCCACCTGATGACCCATTGCTTGATGACTCGCAGCTGGAGCGCTTCAGTGCGACAAGCTTGATCGTCGAGCGCATGAAGCAGGCGATGATGCTCAGCGGGCCGCAGTTCCTGGGGATCCAGGAGAGCAAGGCAATCCTCAGTTGGCTTGAACACAATCAACCTGAGTTGGTGCAGGAACTGCAACGCATCATGCCGATATCGCGCTTTTCGGCGGTGTTGCAACGCCTGGCCAGCGAAGGGGTTCCACTGCGCGCCGTGAGGCTGATTGTCGAGTCGCTGATCGAGTATGGCCAGCATGAACGCGAGCCGGAAGCGCTGGCCGACTATGCACGAATTGCCCTCAAGTCGCAGATCTTCCATCAGTACAGCGAGGCCGATGGCCTGCATGCCTGGTTGTTATCGCCGCAAACCGAAAACATCCTGCGCGAGGCTCTGCGCCAGACCCAGACGGGCGTGTTCTTTGCACTCGACAGCGACAATAGCGCGGCGCTGGTCAACCTGCTTAACCAGGCCTTCAGTGCCCGGGCCAAAATTAAAAGCGTGATGTTGGTGGCGCAAGACTTGCGTAGCCCTTTACGGACCTTGTTGCTCGAGGAGTTCAACCATGTGCCGGTGCTGTCCTTCGCCGAGCTGGGGAGCAATTCCAAGGTGAAGGTGCTGGGGCGTTTTGATCTTAGCCAGGATGAGTTGATGCACGGGACGTTGGCATGA
- a CDS encoding FHA domain-containing protein has protein sequence MFELRVLDGLHQGAALPLFGEQWSLGAHGDADLLLDDPGIAEHHARLLLADGRWSVQAEAGLLKNSDGQMLAQISDLALNTAFVIGSVSLCVSPADQPWLQASAPKQDRQVVQPEPQTSLPLTLSSISSTQQKGLVSLLLLCAVIIMAVGIIFSGEREAQASLMPAVIQKPGLDSPSEVRQQLIKMLTERELLQRVSLQIVNDQIALNGVVSQEEVELIARMLDRFAEQFDTGVPVISRVRVRDGRLPFRILQIVGGPNGHVVLEEGTRLFVGDEVDGLRLVLIDNSKVVFDGEQRYEVGW, from the coding sequence ATGTTCGAACTCCGGGTGTTGGACGGTTTGCATCAAGGGGCCGCGCTGCCTTTGTTTGGCGAGCAATGGAGCCTTGGCGCCCACGGGGATGCCGATCTTTTGCTGGATGATCCAGGTATCGCCGAGCATCACGCGCGCCTGCTGTTGGCCGATGGTCGGTGGTCGGTGCAGGCTGAGGCTGGGCTGTTGAAAAACAGCGATGGGCAAATGTTGGCGCAAATCAGCGATCTGGCGCTCAACACTGCGTTTGTCATTGGCAGTGTCAGCTTGTGTGTCAGCCCGGCTGATCAGCCTTGGCTACAAGCGTCGGCGCCCAAGCAAGACAGGCAGGTCGTGCAACCTGAGCCCCAGACGTCGTTGCCATTGACCCTGTCGTCCATTTCGTCGACGCAGCAAAAAGGCTTGGTAAGCCTGCTTCTGTTATGCGCTGTAATCATCATGGCGGTTGGTATTATCTTCAGTGGCGAGCGCGAGGCCCAGGCATCGTTGATGCCGGCAGTGATTCAGAAGCCCGGGCTGGATTCGCCCTCCGAGGTGCGCCAGCAACTGATTAAGATGCTCACCGAGCGCGAGCTGCTCCAGCGTGTCAGCTTGCAGATCGTCAACGACCAGATAGCCCTCAATGGTGTCGTTTCCCAGGAAGAAGTGGAACTGATCGCGCGTATGCTCGACCGTTTTGCCGAGCAGTTCGATACCGGCGTGCCGGTGATCAGCCGCGTACGGGTTCGCGACGGCAGGTTGCCGTTCAGGATCTTGCAGATTGTCGGTGGCCCGAACGGCCATGTGGTACTCGAGGAGGGAACCCGGCTGTTCGTGGGCGATGAAGTGGATGGCCTGCGCCTGGTATTGATCGACAACAGCAAAGTGGTGTTCGACGGCGAGCAACGTTATGAGGTGGGCTGGTGA
- a CDS encoding FliI/YscN family ATPase — protein sequence MRGSLQERLEAWQLNQSQALGSFAPVTMRGRIQRVNGMLLQCRLPQARIGDLCQVEKTPGDYMLAEIIGFDQRDAVLSALGNLEGVRVGASVERLGVPHQVRVGDELLGQVLDGFGRPIAGDGAGAFVEADAPDATPVLCEAPLPTERPRINRALATGVRSIDGLMTLGEGQRVGLFAGAGCGKTTLLAEIARNVECDVIVFGLIGERGRELREFLDHELDEQLRAKAVLVCATSDRSSMERARAAFTATALAEGFRHKGQRVLLLIDSLTRFARAQREIGLAAGEPLGRGGLPPSVYSLLPRLVERAGLTREGVITAIYTVLIEQDSMNDPVADEVRSLLDGHIVLSRKLAERGHYPAVDVLASLSRILSNVAEPAHIRAGTALRRLLSAYQQIELMLKLGEYQPGNDALTDLAVDSRQAVDGFLRQDLREPSPLAVTMNQLTELTAHVPF from the coding sequence GTGAGGGGGTCGTTGCAGGAGCGCCTGGAGGCTTGGCAACTGAACCAGTCCCAGGCGCTGGGCAGCTTCGCCCCGGTCACGATGCGCGGACGCATTCAGCGCGTGAACGGCATGCTGCTGCAATGCCGATTGCCCCAGGCCCGTATCGGTGACCTGTGCCAGGTCGAGAAAACACCAGGTGACTACATGCTGGCGGAGATCATCGGGTTTGACCAGCGCGATGCAGTGCTGAGCGCCCTGGGCAATCTGGAAGGCGTGCGCGTGGGTGCCAGCGTTGAGCGGCTGGGGGTGCCACACCAGGTACGGGTCGGTGATGAGTTGCTGGGGCAGGTGCTGGATGGTTTTGGTCGCCCGATTGCGGGTGACGGTGCCGGCGCATTCGTCGAAGCGGACGCACCTGATGCGACCCCGGTGTTGTGCGAGGCGCCCCTGCCTACGGAACGGCCGCGGATCAACCGCGCACTGGCGACGGGCGTGCGCTCGATTGATGGGCTGATGACGCTGGGGGAGGGCCAGCGTGTCGGGCTGTTTGCCGGCGCCGGTTGCGGCAAGACCACCTTGTTGGCCGAGATCGCCCGTAACGTGGAATGCGATGTGATCGTGTTCGGTCTGATTGGTGAGCGGGGCCGGGAATTGCGCGAGTTTCTCGATCACGAACTGGATGAACAGTTGCGGGCCAAGGCGGTGTTGGTGTGCGCCACCTCTGACCGTTCAAGCATGGAGCGCGCGCGCGCCGCGTTCACGGCAACCGCGCTGGCCGAGGGTTTCCGGCACAAGGGCCAGCGGGTTTTGTTGTTGATCGACTCCCTGACCCGCTTCGCCAGGGCGCAACGCGAAATCGGCCTGGCTGCCGGTGAACCCTTGGGGCGTGGTGGTTTGCCGCCGTCGGTCTATAGCTTGTTGCCGCGGTTGGTGGAGCGCGCCGGGTTGACCCGCGAAGGTGTGATCACGGCTATTTACACGGTGCTGATCGAGCAGGACTCCATGAACGATCCCGTGGCGGATGAAGTGCGCTCTCTGCTCGATGGTCATATCGTCCTGTCACGCAAGCTGGCCGAGCGCGGTCACTACCCGGCGGTCGACGTCCTGGCCAGTCTTTCGCGGATTTTAAGCAATGTCGCTGAGCCCGCGCATATCCGTGCCGGTACGGCGTTGCGGCGCCTGCTGTCGGCTTACCAGCAGATCGAGCTGATGCTCAAGTTGGGAGAGTATCAACCCGGCAACGATGCCCTCACCGACCTGGCAGTCGACAGTCGGCAGGCGGTAGACGGGTTTCTGCGCCAGGACTTGCGGGAACCTTCGCCGCTAGCCGTCACCATGAACCAACTGACTGAGCTGACTGCCCATGTCCCATTCTGA
- the sctO gene encoding type III secretion system stalk subunit SctO: MSHSEMLSGEIDTLRRLRRHRADRAERALREAKRAQQALVAHIREMQEVLERTRQEEARQCAQLLSEHQGQVVTFKALKNWSAKEQELSAGTQREEHQLLRLQGRQQEQVVQVNQAQKQVTLCLRQVEKIQELSDLLRQEPI; the protein is encoded by the coding sequence ATGTCCCATTCTGAAATGTTATCGGGTGAAATCGATACCTTGCGACGCCTGCGCCGACATCGTGCCGATCGTGCGGAGCGTGCGTTGCGTGAGGCAAAACGGGCTCAGCAAGCGCTGGTCGCGCACATCCGCGAAATGCAGGAGGTGCTCGAGCGGACTCGCCAGGAAGAGGCCCGGCAATGTGCGCAACTATTGAGCGAGCACCAGGGGCAGGTGGTGACGTTCAAGGCGCTGAAGAACTGGAGTGCCAAGGAGCAGGAATTGTCGGCGGGTACGCAGCGCGAAGAACACCAATTGCTGCGGCTGCAAGGGCGGCAGCAAGAGCAGGTGGTGCAGGTCAACCAGGCGCAAAAGCAGGTCACTTTATGCTTGCGCCAAGTAGAAAAAATTCAAGAGTTGTCTGATTTACTGCGGCAGGAGCCGATATGA
- a CDS encoding type III secretion system HrpP C-terminal domain-containing protein produces MKQVAVTTPERQRPRDERAPEFSALVPWEQRRLFSQLFDDDGQGEGGYGASLNGIKASGDVAMIEALTEQLAPRMLVGPQWPLMAVFHLGRLGRINADIRREQGSWSVELDAEQDASARWLSGVRQQCEQRLAASMGQPVNLYLARSAQA; encoded by the coding sequence ATGAAACAGGTTGCAGTTACGACACCTGAACGTCAGCGCCCGCGCGATGAGCGTGCACCCGAGTTCAGTGCCTTGGTGCCTTGGGAGCAACGGCGACTGTTTAGCCAGTTGTTTGACGATGATGGTCAGGGCGAGGGCGGATACGGAGCTTCTCTGAACGGAATCAAAGCGTCGGGCGATGTCGCCATGATCGAGGCGCTGACCGAGCAGTTGGCGCCGCGAATGCTCGTCGGTCCGCAGTGGCCGTTGATGGCGGTCTTTCACCTCGGACGCCTTGGGCGGATCAATGCCGATATTCGTCGAGAGCAGGGCAGTTGGAGCGTTGAGCTGGACGCGGAGCAAGACGCTTCGGCGCGCTGGCTCAGTGGGGTGCGCCAACAATGTGAGCAACGTCTGGCTGCGAGCATGGGTCAGCCCGTGAATTTGTACTTGGCCAGATCGGCGCAGGCATGA
- a CDS encoding FliM/FliN family flagellar motor switch protein, with amino-acid sequence MMLPPLIFPTFKADIAVARQRLGHGMRMPFEVAGSSGELKMEPGAAPVGIQPLCFETACGVLAFSEPGPQLSLMGECPVTLAQAGNDPDAWFWALFQHHLSPQVQALFGHLRLLPGTRPLNFGCRFCVTLGASRVAGHLWLSVDSFLALCQAGPWRPMAKPMPTQFQLAIDVTLGRLQLPVHQLHSLRAGDVLVLEQAFFSASGTGHVQVGKRRLVGWIDAESGPMRLTLTSIEDMLVDEDFAAQPYSGHEDETAVTDVFGHEPFDELSMALNVRCGTLNLTLGELRNLAPGAVLGVSGYAPGTAGLYYGDRPLGLGQLVEVDGRLGLQMSRVIFSR; translated from the coding sequence ATGATGCTGCCACCTCTTATATTTCCTACGTTCAAGGCTGATATCGCGGTTGCCCGACAGCGGTTGGGGCACGGGATGCGTATGCCGTTTGAAGTCGCCGGCTCAAGTGGCGAGTTGAAAATGGAGCCTGGTGCTGCCCCTGTGGGTATCCAGCCGCTCTGTTTCGAAACCGCCTGCGGGGTATTGGCCTTCAGCGAGCCGGGACCGCAATTGAGCTTGATGGGTGAATGCCCGGTGACACTGGCGCAGGCCGGCAACGATCCGGATGCCTGGTTCTGGGCCTTGTTCCAGCATCATCTGAGCCCCCAGGTGCAGGCGCTGTTTGGTCATCTGCGTTTACTGCCAGGCACCCGGCCCTTGAACTTTGGCTGCCGATTCTGCGTGACGCTCGGCGCGTCCCGTGTTGCAGGCCACCTGTGGCTATCCGTCGATAGCTTTCTGGCGTTATGCCAGGCAGGGCCCTGGCGCCCCATGGCCAAGCCAATGCCGACGCAGTTTCAACTGGCGATTGACGTGACGCTGGGGCGCCTGCAGTTGCCAGTGCACCAATTGCACAGCTTGCGGGCCGGTGACGTGCTGGTGCTTGAACAGGCCTTTTTCAGCGCGTCGGGAACCGGTCATGTACAGGTTGGCAAACGACGCCTGGTGGGCTGGATTGACGCCGAGTCCGGGCCGATGCGCCTGACCCTTACTTCTATCGAGGACATGCTTGTGGACGAGGATTTTGCAGCACAGCCCTACTCAGGGCATGAGGATGAGACGGCAGTGACGGATGTGTTCGGGCATGAGCCGTTCGATGAATTGAGCATGGCGCTCAATGTGCGTTGCGGTACGCTGAATCTGACGCTCGGCGAATTACGCAACCTTGCACCTGGCGCGGTGTTGGGAGTCTCCGGGTACGCCCCCGGCACAGCCGGCCTCTATTACGGTGACCGCCCTCTCGGCCTGGGCCAGTTGGTTGAAGTGGATGGGCGACTGGGGCTGCAGATGTCTCGCGTGATTTTTTCTCGATGA
- the sctR gene encoding type III secretion system export apparatus subunit SctR, whose translation MSSFQGIDPVVLAIFLGALSLMPMLLVVCTAFLKIVIVLMITRNAIGVQQVPPGMAINGIALAATLFIMAPVGYEMAEIVKVSPLDLTSVGALQQTGMEAIKPLRTFMLRNSAPDILTHLLENSERMWPAQMAQEVQREDLILLVPAFVLSQLQAGFEIGFLIYIPFIVIDLIVSNLLLALGMQMVSPMTISLPLKLLLFVMVSGWSRLLDSLFLSYL comes from the coding sequence ATGAGTAGTTTCCAGGGAATAGATCCGGTCGTCCTGGCAATATTTCTCGGGGCGCTGTCGTTGATGCCCATGCTGTTGGTCGTCTGCACCGCGTTTCTGAAGATCGTGATTGTGTTAATGATCACCCGCAATGCCATCGGTGTGCAGCAGGTGCCTCCAGGGATGGCGATCAACGGCATTGCGCTGGCGGCGACCCTGTTCATCATGGCGCCTGTCGGTTACGAGATGGCCGAGATCGTCAAGGTGTCCCCCCTGGACCTGACCAGCGTGGGCGCACTCCAGCAGACGGGAATGGAAGCGATCAAACCATTGCGCACCTTCATGCTGCGCAACAGTGCCCCGGATATTCTGACCCACCTGCTGGAGAACTCCGAGCGCATGTGGCCGGCGCAGATGGCGCAGGAAGTCCAGCGTGAGGACCTGATCCTGCTGGTTCCAGCCTTTGTACTATCGCAGTTGCAGGCGGGGTTCGAAATTGGCTTCCTGATCTATATCCCTTTTATCGTGATTGACCTGATCGTCTCCAATCTCCTGCTCGCGCTGGGTATGCAAATGGTTTCGCCCATGACTATTTCCCTGCCGCTCAAATTGCTCTTGTTCGTGATGGTATCCGGGTGGTCGCGATTGCTCGACAGCCTGTTCCTTTCCTATCTCTGA
- the sctS gene encoding type III secretion system export apparatus subunit SctS, which translates to MEPIVLFKQGMLLVVMLTAPPLIVAVVVGVLTSLVQALMQVQDQTLPFGIKLVAVGITLIMTGRWIGVELVQLMNVTFDMIGRSALH; encoded by the coding sequence ATGGAACCGATCGTACTGTTCAAGCAGGGCATGCTGCTGGTGGTTATGTTGACGGCGCCGCCGCTGATTGTGGCGGTGGTGGTGGGGGTCCTTACGTCCCTTGTGCAAGCGCTGATGCAAGTGCAGGACCAGACACTGCCTTTCGGTATCAAGCTGGTGGCGGTGGGTATCACCTTGATCATGACCGGTCGCTGGATCGGTGTGGAGCTGGTCCAGCTCATGAACGTGACCTTCGACATGATCGGTCGTTCGGCCCTGCACTGA
- the sctT gene encoding type III secretion system export apparatus subunit SctT, which translates to MLLYLEYLPSLLVAMARIYPCAFLVAAFCFQHIRGMPRHTIVMVLALLPAPAVHAALEGQELSALMIGGLVLKELALGILMGVLLSMPFWMFESVGALLDNQRGALAGGQLNPSLGPDATPVGHLFKQLAIFLLMASLGLGALTQVIWDSYLVWPPTVWFPLPAADGFSTFVDLLGDTFTHMVLYAAPFIAVLLLLEFGIALLGVYSQQLQVSTLAPPLKCLAGIGVLLLYFALLQDLIVGRMGLLTDLRHSLGGLFKVSVP; encoded by the coding sequence GTGCTGCTATATCTTGAGTATTTGCCCAGCTTGCTGGTCGCCATGGCGCGTATCTACCCCTGTGCCTTTCTCGTGGCGGCATTCTGTTTCCAACACATACGTGGCATGCCCCGGCACACTATCGTGATGGTCCTCGCACTGCTGCCGGCGCCGGCTGTTCATGCGGCGTTGGAGGGCCAGGAGCTCTCTGCGTTAATGATCGGTGGGTTGGTTCTGAAAGAGCTGGCCCTGGGAATTTTGATGGGCGTATTGCTGTCGATGCCGTTCTGGATGTTCGAGTCGGTTGGTGCGCTATTGGATAACCAGCGTGGCGCCTTGGCGGGCGGCCAGCTCAACCCCTCGCTGGGGCCGGATGCAACGCCGGTCGGGCACTTGTTCAAGCAACTGGCGATTTTTCTGTTGATGGCCAGCCTGGGGCTGGGAGCGTTGACCCAAGTGATCTGGGACAGCTACCTGGTGTGGCCACCGACGGTGTGGTTTCCGCTGCCCGCTGCCGATGGGTTCAGTACATTTGTCGACCTGCTCGGGGACACGTTCACGCACATGGTGCTTTATGCCGCCCCCTTCATTGCGGTACTGCTGTTGTTGGAGTTCGGCATTGCGCTGCTGGGGGTCTACAGTCAGCAATTACAAGTGAGTACCTTGGCGCCGCCCCTCAAGTGCCTGGCGGGTATTGGTGTCCTGCTGCTGTACTTTGCGTTGTTGCAGGACCTGATTGTTGGGCGCATGGGCTTGCTCACAGACCTCAGGCACTCCCTGGGGGGATTGTTCAAGGTTTCGGTGCCATGA
- the sctU gene encoding type III secretion system export apparatus subunit SctU — protein MSDSGEKKHPASAKKLRDQRKKGQVAQSQDVGKLLVLTAITEIALFTAETSLQRFQQLMLLPISRSTLPFPQALEEVMVESVMMFFSFALLMAAVAIITKLVSSWMQFGILFAPDTLKLDFNRLNPLNQLKQMFSVQSLMNLLMSVVKAALLGLILYVVIWPSLGVLINLATSDLQSYILALIALFRHLLHACLGLLLVLALIDLTMQKYFFAKRMRMTQVEVVKEYKDMEGDPHVKGQRRALAQQLAQEEPKVKLPKLEESDMLVVNPTHFAVALYYRAGETPLPLLVEKGTDDDARALIARAKRADVPVIQCVWLARTLYTKKLGANIPRETLQAVALIYRTLRELDDEAKRETLELPELDLR, from the coding sequence ATGAGTGATTCAGGAGAAAAAAAGCACCCCGCGTCAGCCAAGAAACTGCGTGATCAGCGTAAGAAAGGGCAGGTCGCCCAAAGCCAGGATGTAGGTAAGTTGCTGGTGCTGACGGCCATCACTGAAATCGCCTTGTTTACCGCCGAGACCAGCCTGCAACGTTTCCAGCAACTGATGTTATTGCCGATTTCACGCTCGACCCTGCCTTTCCCGCAGGCGTTGGAAGAAGTAATGGTCGAAAGCGTGATGATGTTCTTCTCATTCGCCCTGCTGATGGCTGCGGTGGCGATTATTACTAAGCTGGTCAGCAGTTGGATGCAGTTTGGGATCCTGTTCGCCCCGGACACCCTCAAGCTCGATTTCAACCGTCTCAATCCGCTCAATCAACTCAAGCAAATGTTCTCGGTACAGTCGTTGATGAACCTGTTGATGAGTGTGGTCAAGGCGGCGCTCCTGGGCCTGATCCTGTACGTGGTGATCTGGCCTTCCCTGGGCGTATTGATCAACCTGGCCACCAGCGACCTGCAGAGCTACATCCTGGCATTGATCGCTTTGTTCCGCCATTTGCTGCATGCCTGCCTGGGGTTATTGCTGGTGCTGGCGCTTATTGACCTGACCATGCAGAAGTACTTCTTCGCCAAGCGCATGCGCATGACTCAAGTGGAAGTCGTCAAAGAGTACAAGGATATGGAAGGCGACCCGCATGTGAAGGGGCAGCGCCGCGCCTTGGCACAGCAATTGGCCCAGGAGGAGCCGAAGGTCAAGCTGCCCAAGCTGGAGGAGTCCGACATGCTGGTGGTCAACCCGACGCACTTTGCCGTGGCCTTGTATTACCGCGCCGGCGAAACGCCGCTACCGCTGTTGGTGGAGAAAGGTACCGATGATGATGCCCGTGCGTTGATCGCCCGGGCCAAGAGGGCGGATGTGCCCGTGATCCAGTGTGTCTGGTTGGCACGTACGCTGTATACGAAGAAGCTGGGGGCGAATATTCCTCGTGAAACCTTGCAAGCCGTGGCGTTGATCTACCGTACCTTGCGCGAGCTTGATGATGAAGCCAAGCGTGAGACCCTGGAGTTGCCAGAGCTTGATCTACGTTGA
- a CDS encoding transcriptional regulator: protein MSAQGMPDDQRQVFLDSLVGGSAAHLALAPGVTVSGMQAGACQGLALHVTRETLRPLQLQQVLERRFEQAVAFDGCFIYIDAQDALVIWHALPPQRTLFDRTLSRMLSLANLATLDAPPQR from the coding sequence ATGAGCGCTCAAGGAATGCCGGACGATCAGCGCCAGGTCTTCCTCGACAGCCTGGTGGGCGGCTCTGCCGCTCACCTGGCACTTGCCCCAGGCGTGACAGTCAGTGGCATGCAGGCCGGAGCCTGCCAAGGACTGGCCCTGCACGTGACACGCGAAACATTGCGACCGTTACAATTACAGCAGGTGCTGGAGCGCCGTTTCGAGCAAGCCGTGGCATTCGATGGTTGCTTCATCTACATCGACGCGCAGGACGCCCTGGTGATCTGGCATGCGCTGCCCCCGCAGCGCACCCTGTTCGACAGGACCCTCAGCCGAATGTTGTCGCTGGCCAATCTTGCAACCCTGGATGCGCCTCCCCAACGTTAG
- the hrpT gene encoding HrpT family type III secretion system protein, which yields MKHRLLYASLIGAALLVVGCTPTCKGDSCSRPQSTKDKLVIWWPPQMRVEPGPAGERADYQTVSLER from the coding sequence ATGAAACACCGCTTGCTATACGCCTCACTGATCGGCGCGGCACTGCTCGTCGTCGGCTGTACGCCCACCTGCAAGGGCGACTCCTGCTCACGCCCCCAATCGACCAAGGATAAGCTGGTGATCTGGTGGCCGCCGCAAATGCGCGTCGAACCCGGCCCCGCGGGGGAACGGGCGGACTATCAGACGGTGTCGCTGGAGCGATGA